DNA sequence from the Hippopotamus amphibius kiboko isolate mHipAmp2 chromosome 1, mHipAmp2.hap2, whole genome shotgun sequence genome:
TTCTTCCCCCTCTTTAATCAGCAGGCATAGAGTTGGAGGCTTTAGTAGTGAACTATGAGATTTCACCTCAGAAATCATAAAGCGAGCGTCTAATATAGTTTCattctaatttctgtttcttcagcaAGAATGGTTACCAGCTGTTGTCAGTGACCAGCCATGTGCTGATGGCTTCACACATCCTTATAGTATCCGGGTCACTACAGCCCACAGCATTTCCTAGAAACAGCCACTTGCCAAACATTTGTCATTGTTAAGTTTAAGCAGAAAGTGGGTTAATTATGTGAATGGCACTGGCCTGTGCAGAAATGGTGTGAAGGTCTGCTTTTATCACTTCCCATTCCTCTAACTCGCCTGTGTAGTCTTAGCACCACAGAGGAAAGATCTGCTTCTCTGGCCCTCTAAGACTGTGTTGTTGTTGGTTGgctggttttgtttggttttgctttttgacTGCTAAAATGTGTTATGGTCTGTTGAAAAGGAATATCACCCATGAATGCCCTGGTGAATGTTGACCCCAAATTATGCCTGACTCCCCTCTTTGTGGCTTCTGAATCTGTGAAATTAAGCTAATGACTGAGCTCAGCCAAGAGTGTGTCCTTAGTGAGACAGACAggtatttttcacatttcacatGTTCATTGTATTCATATCTGCCAAATAAATGACATACAACATGTAGGTTTAAGTTCTGTAAGTAGCACAGGTGAGCATGGAAATTACTTTATTTCCACTTAACATCAGATGCCTGCAACCTTAAAGTTTCCAGTATGTTGCTATGGTGTGTGTTAATAATTATTATCCATGTGTATAGCTAAGTGGCCAAAATacttatataatacatatttattccaataaatgattctgtcaaaaaaTTCTGAATCCATATTTTAGGCCATTTATTCAGAATGCTTTCTgtttgcatatcttttttttttttttttttttggcacacgggcttagttcctccgcggcatgtgggatcttcctggagctgggatcgaacccgtgacctctgcattggcaggcggattcttaaccactgtgccacctaggaagcccctgtttgcatatctttttaaagtaaaaactgaaatatgAGGTCTTTATTCCTCCCAGAAATGAAGAGGTACCTAAATCAGAGTTGTGGAAATTGACATGTTCATTATATTATTACCCACTAATGTGTAACAATGTCATTCCCACTGGACTTTAGGGAAAAGAGTGCAAATTCGGAAAGCACCTCAAGCTGTTTCAGATGCAGTGCCTGAGAGAAAAAGATCAACCCCCATGAACCCTGCAAATACGATTCGAAAGACACATGGCAGCAGCAGTGTTTCTCAGCGGCCATATCGGGACAGGGTGATTCACTTACTGGCACTGAAGGCCTACAAGAAACCTGAGCTGCTAGCTCGACTGCAGAAAGATGGTGtcaatcagaaagacaaaaactccCTTGGAGCAATTCTGCAACAGGTGAGGACAGCAGGAGAGAGTTCTTGCTGCTCATCTTCTTGTTGgagaattcatttaaaaaggcttcttgttgttgttattattattgaggTAGAGAAATTTCAGGATCGTTTTGATCAATGATATATGAATATTAAGTTAAATCATCTcgttttaaacattaaattaaaaactaattgaAATGTGGACATTTATACTAGGTTTTGTAAGTTAGAGCCTTCTGAATTATTGAAAAAAGTGTCGAGTCATTATCTTCATTTGGGTTAAACCAACTTTGCCCtgaaattccattaaaaaaagtaaatgaagttTTGGTCATCTGCTTTTAATCTTGAATCTGCTAAACTATTGCCATAACTTTTATTTTGGTCAATTTTTATGTAGGTGAAGTTATACACTGTGTTTTTATCGGTCTTTGGTCGGTATAAGCTAGACTATTTTTACCTACTAAATAGTATTGAATGTGTCTTGCCCTGCATGCTCTTTTTGCCTGTAATACCCTGCCTTTTTCTACCATTGGGTATGCTGAAATCGGTCCGCTATCTTCATTAAAGGATATGAATGTGTAAAGTATTAGCTCTGATCAGTTACCTTATAATCATGAGCTTAAGTTATAAAAGTAGGTAATTTTGTTAAAATCAACAGTTCATCAGactgtaacttcttttttaaagtgtattttttaaagtgactttGTGTCATAAATGTTGATTAGTATACAAGTCCACCATAAAAGGAAgtctgctttctttatttttttctaaagtggTACATTTCCAAAGTTTACTTaaatttcatcattaaaaaataaaattaaataaacctgcaggttttattctattattcaaagaataacatttttaagcctatttttttcatctgttttctcttATATTTAAGACATGATACCAAATGTCATGAAAGAGTAAAACTATAATCTCAAGTTCTGGGCTAACCAATCCCCAAGGTATCTCTGGCAATTTTAAGGATCTTATTAAGTCATTTGAGCACTTTTTGGAAACACTTAATTTCAACTCATGTCACGTAGCAGTTTTAAGAGCTCAAGAGACAGGATGAAAGAATGAGGATGAGGGTGTAGGGATGTGGGTGGGGGTGTTCAGTTTTTTATTTGAGGAAGGGGGGAGGTTCAGGTTATAAGTCACAACATATTTGGTGACTGAATCTCCAGAAAGGTTGTAAATTATCTCATAGGTTAGAGGATGAGAGGGAAAAATGATGGCAGAGGCAGTTCACACAGAGGCTGCTGCTGATGTGTGTCAGTAGTCATGTGATCATAAATATGTGtatagataaaatttttaaatgtagataTACTTATTCCTGAGCAGGTGGGACATGAGTGTCATTGCTGTTGATTATTTGATAGCATCTAGAGCATAGTCTCATCCTAGCTGTATATTAGAATCCATTAGAGagcttttttaaaatgccagttcTTGGACTTCACCCCAGACCAACTAAATGGAGCAACTGAATGGATATTGAGCCATTGACTGAGATGGGGAGGGATGGAAAAGGAACAAGTGTATTCAGGGGAATCGGGAATCCTGTCTTACATGCATTCTATTTGGACAGTGTCTATCAGACATATCCAAGTGGAGATGGATATTCAGTAGGTAGTTATATATAAGGGTCTGGTGTCCAGAGGACAGTTGAAGCTGCAGTTATAAATTAGGAGCTAGCAGAATATAGATTTTAAGATCGTTGTTTTTACTCCACTTGAGAAATCTGGTTGTATCTCAtgttaatttatttacaaatctGAATTTTAAGATAAGCCTATCATTTTCTACTATATGTCAATATTAATGTTAGTATTCAGCTGAGCTGTGAGAAAAGCATAAActatcatattatattttatagtacttttaaaagacacaaaaagaagTGAAGGTATTAAAAAGACCATTCCAGTaggcaatgaaaagaaaagaagaataccTTTCTGCCAACCTTGAAAATGACTCTTGGTTCAGCCCCTGAATCCATACGTTTATGTTGTTAATGCAGCCTAGGCCTGGATGCACAAGGAATTGTAGTTAAAGGATAAGAAAAGATTACACTTGCAAATGAACTAGCTGACTAAAAACAGTAATTTGGGGGTTATTTTGGTTTCCATTTATTGGTTTTGGGAAATttcaaggactttgaaaaagTAGTTTTTTAGGAGAACTGGCAGCTATAAGGAGCAAGCTTAGCAAGCCAAGAAGATGACAGACAGGATTATCAGAATTGATACTGTATATGGAGATAATTGCTGTTAATTACTGGAAGGGAAAGTTTGTAAACCAACATATGGGCACTGTTTGGTTTTTACTTAATACAGGTGATCAAGGACTTGTATTGTGACTCAAAAGTAATGGAGTTAATAGCCAGAAATAAATACTGAAGTTAAGAAAACTGTTTTGGATTCCTCtgactagaaaaaagaaaaaatggttaaaaaaaaaaaatcttcctccaCTTTCACATAATGTGAAAATAATCTAATAAATGCAGTAGCcaaccaggaaaaaaatatttaactatgtATATAAAGTTTTAATTCTCCAAATGAAGTCCAAAAGCATTTATTAAGATCTGGCATATGCAAAGCTAGCAGTCCCTTTGGAGCCATTTGGTATAGTTATTTTCAGTATAAATCCAAAAGGTTGCCTGTTCTAGGTTAAGAAATAGCAAAAAGATCTAATGTTCTCTTTTCACACCATGTACCAGGTGGCTAATCTGAATCCTAAGGACCTCTCATACACCTTAAaggattatgtttttaaagagctTCAAAGAGATTGGCCTGGATACAATGAAATAGATAGACGGTCATTAGAGTCAGTACTCTCGaggtaagttcttttttttttttcctttaaaaattatgcaaataaGTAATTATTATAGTCATTGTTATTTTAGTGTTGAGATGGGAAAAAAGAAGCAAGGGTAGGCTTTCTATCGTGAACATTTGAAAATTGTCTCCCTAACTGGAACATATGTGTCCTTTATAGAAAACTAAATCCATCTCAGAATGCTGCCAGCACCAGCCGTTCAGAATCTCCTGTATGTTCTAGTAGAGACACTGCATCTTCTCCTCAGGTAttgcataaaattatataatcagaGCCCTGAAATGGACTTTAGGGGCCACCTTGTTCAGGTTGTCTGATTTATGCATGAGAGAAATGAGGCCCAGAAAAGCCTCACAGCTTCCCTACCCAAAGTCACACCGCAAGTTCACCGCAGAGCTCACTCTAGAATTCAggtcccagctcccagcccagaACTCTTTTCCACCATATAGCACTATTTGTCAAGGTACTTAATGTCTACCTTGCTTTTCAATTCTTAAAGTTGATGTTTTGTTGTGAGATTATCTACTTTTCCATTTGATCACTAACTGGAAGATTTAGACAGTCCCATGTCCAGTCTTGGATTATATAGAAAATTGAAGATATTTAAATTTATCTGAAGCATGTTCTAGAAAAAtattcttggggaaaaaatgcttttaaaataagcagATAAAAAACTCTGCTATTTCTATATATGTTTTCTTAAAGCACCTTTTGATTAGATCCCAATCAGAATATTCCAGTGAGACTCCATTCCAGTTTAGAGTTTCCCCCAAAAGATTCAGTTGGAAAAAGGTGGGGAGATCCTGGGCAACATAAGAGGTCAAGCACACTTGGTTCTCAGACAACCTCGAACTCTCTCAGGTCTTTGGGACTGGCGGTGAGGCAAACCTCTCTACCCCAGTGCTGCTGACAGAGTGCTTCTGTCTCTGGACCCACTACCTAGCAAGGCTTAGGGAGATGGGACAGATGTGTGGAGAACTGTAAGCATGCCCTGGGCAAAAGGCTATTCACATGTCAGAAAATGTTAGAAACCTATTGTGAGCAACAGAGgaggaacaaaataaaagcaattccaTCCTTGCATGTATGTTGTCTACAGAAGCCTCAAATGCCAGCTACTATAAAGCTACTTATACTCTGATCTAATTATATACTGGGTGTGAGATCAGTGGCCCTAAATTCAACACAGAATAAACTAATGTGATGATtaactattattttctttcaagcCGAAGTTTAAGCCACAGTATTATATTGAATGTGTGCTTTGTACTTTTCAACTATCtgactttcctttttattttaaatactgttaTTGTTGCTGGATTGGGCTAATATTagcatgaatttaaaaaattttttgaaacagtAAATCTGTATAATTTTTATGGACTAATTACTAAGACTTATCTTCCAATCCAGTGAAGAGATATTTTTAAGGGAGAAAAGAATTGGCTGGTATTTCAGCAGTGATAGAGATATGTAGAGAAATTATTCTGAAGGTGCTGGTTGTTCCCATCCTAAGACAggtgaaataataaatgacagCCAAAATATTCATAACTGGAGCATGTTAGAACATTCAAAGAGATCAACTAAGTATAGGCTTATTGCCCTGTACCTACCCTTGTTGGTTCTGACAACCAGTGATGGTAAAAACTGCTTCCTCCTCTCACTGAATATAATAACTAGGTCAGCCGTTGCCAGCAGAGGAAGGAGGCCACCTCTATTTAATACACTCCTGAGTGGTATAATCCACATAAATTGTTCTAGTCTCTCAAGGAACTTAGGGTGGGGCTGTATGATCAGAAAGTAGAAGTACTTCAAGAAACATATTTGCCAGATTCTGCTTTTTTCACATTAGACATGAAAACTAATTGTAGAGTGTTTGTGCATAAGCTTGGAGAATGGTTAACACAGCGGCAATGATGAATTTACATTGGTTATAAATTCAAGTGTGAATAAAATTACTCAGTTGTTCATCTAGTAACGAGTGACATGTATTGAATTTTGGCGCAAACTGGCTCATTTGTTTTCCCTATTTTTCACCCCTCAGAAACGGCTTTTAGATGCAGATTTCATTGACCctttaatgaataaaaaagcTCGAATATCTCACCTGACAAATAGAGTGCCACCAACATTAAATGGTCATTTGAATCCCACCAGTGAAAAGTCTGCTGCAGgccccccactgccccctgcaGCCGCTGCCATCCCCACGCCTCCACCGCTGCCTTCAACCCACCTGCCTGTCTCCAATCCTCCTCAGACTGTAAATTCTAACTCCAATTCCCCTAGCACTCCAGAAggccgggggactcaagacctacCTGTTGACAGTTTTAGTCAAAACGGTAGTATCTATGAGGACCAGCAAGACAAATATACCTCTAGGACTTCTCTGGAAACCTTACCCCCCGGTTCAGTTCTACTAAAGTGTCCAAAGCCTATGGAAGAAAACCATTCGTCTCACAAAAAGTCCAAGAAGAAGTCtaaaaaacataaggaaaaggACCAAATAAAAAAGCACGACATTGAGATgactgaagaaaaggaagaggaccttaaaagagaagaggaaattgCCAAGCTGAACAACTCTAGTCCGGATTCCAATGAAGGTATTTTACACTTGTAAAAACCAACGACATGGGTTAAATGAACAGGAAGAGTAGACTGTCCTGAGTGTGAGATTATGCTGTTAATAATTAGTAATGCTTTTTTATCAAATGACCTTCCATTTAGTTATTAATCATAGTATTGTCATTTTGAgcgaattttttttcttgcatttgtaaaaagtcattttctgtttctttttagcgAACCATTAAACATGGTTTCTATGTTTCTTAACAAGATGGTGACATTTGAAAATGACCCTGTTGTCCTCCAGAGACCTCCTTTTAGAAGGTGGACTTTGTTGCTCTTTTCCAGAGGTGTCACAGTACTGTGCAACCTCAACATGACCTATTAAATGCCATTCTTGAACTGATTTAACCAGACACACAATTAGTAGTAAAAAATActcatttccttctttgccaAGAAACAGGGTCGACCCTGCTTTAATTAATAATAGCACAGGGGAAATGTCAAATTCTTTACAAAACAGGCAAGGTAAAATTACATAGCGAGGTTCATAACATCATCTTCATTCAGAGTGAAAGCAATTTGTGCAAGGCTGTTGGTGATTAGCTTGAAGGATCTTggggatgtttttgtttttgttttttcagttttgagGACACTTTTAGTAAACTAACATcgattgttattattaaatttaacCACTTCAAGCTTTAGGAAGCTTTAAAAGCCACATATCTAGAGACCCAAAGAACCCTAAAATAATGCTTTACctctaaagaaaaattaatcagtagGAAGACTGCTTATCTGAGGTGTAGTGATCTTTAAAACCTAATGAAACaattagatttttcttatttcatatatGTAAAACTTAATGTCGTACATACCAACATATAGAAGATCCAAGCCCATCATCTAGGATTACTGCCAATTTTAAACCCAGCATAACCAAGGTAAAATTCCCCAGGAAAATACAACTTCAGAAAAAGTACTTTAATGATTAAACTTTAAGGAGTTTTATCTTTCTGTAATTTGCCCACAATACTGCAAGTCTGAAATCCTTAGATTTAACTGACCATTTTTACCATAGGGGAGAAGCTTTGATTGTGGAATAGTATGATGCAGTGCCTTTATTGACCTGGATTGAGTATATTGCTTATCAAAGCATGTCTGTTGAAATATTTAGATCACCATGGTAGTATATAGTGACCCAAGAGGTAGGTGTAAGCTCTTTCCCTCAAACACTATTGTACTTGAATTTGccagatgaggaaaagaaaagaagtaatacAACTTCATGTTCAGAGCTAGTAAGCCAGATTCCTAGGTCTGCCCCCCATCCACACTTCCCACCATCAGATAGTAATCCCTAGTCAGAGGCCTAGTGCTAGGAGGACTGGATCCCAGAATGTTGAGAACTATAGCAGAGTTTGAGTTTTCTCACATTTGGAAGCCAAGAGAAGCAGACCTGGTCTCTGAATCCTTCACTGACGATGTAGTACCTTTCAAAGCCAATTGAGATTATCACAAACTGAGGGTAGATTCAGACCCACATCCTCTGCATCTGTTGGAATTTATGTGTCGGTGGCAAAGGAGAAACCAGGTGATGTGCACTTGATGCCTTTTACTTTAAGACTCAGGCTGTTATAAAAACAAGCTTTTACCTAAGCCTgaatcaaatacacacacacacacacacacacacacacaagaagccCACAGAGTCTGCATAatttgtttactgtgctttgtcctttaaaatattaaaccaagAAATTATGAAATACTTGTGTTTTATATTGAACATGTATGTTTTGCCAGCAGGTAGGGTTTGGGTTTGATTTAATTCTACTTTGAATGATAAAAAATTAACCTAATAAAAAGTCTAAACATACCCTCTGGAAATGGTACATTCAAACAAATGGAATACTGAGGGATTTTATACATTATCACAGAGCAGTCCTGAGTGACtggcactttatttattttgtcctctTAAAAACAAATCTGTGTAGTATTATGAGGGTTAGAGATTAGAGGAGTATAAATTGGTGTTCACTAATAACTTATTTCAAATTACTTTAAACTGATGGGAAATTTTCCTGCCCAATTCCACTGTCTGCATACAAAAAGAATAGCAGTAAAAATACAGTGATCGAAGCAGTCTGCTACCTGACTTCATTATCTCATCTGCCTTGTTTGAATCCTATGAAAAGTAGATGTTGATGTAAAGTTTGTATCTCCCATTGTCTGGCTGCATCTGCCACCACAATCTTTGAATTGCTGGGCAGATGCCACAACTGTTGTTGAAAGAATGGAAGATTGACCTTGGGTTAAGATGGAATTCCTTTATTGTGCAGACACTGCAGTAGCCAGGGTGCTTTCAATGCCTGGCGTCGGTTCTGCTGGCGCTGGTCATAGGGCCTCTATTGTTTGTGTTCAATTGTATTCCTTGCTCACTATTGCTTGCTGAGATGGAAGAATAGAATTTGAGGAAAAGTGTTCCAGATGTTTCTGATCTATTTTAGAATTATAGGCATTTTGTAACCATACTGTTTGGTGAacgcttgaatttttttttctttgtaggagTTAATGAGGATTGCACTGCCTCCACACAGCCTTCTTCAACAATTGAACTCCCAGATTATTTGATGTAAGTTCAGATGTCTGCTGATGGGAGAGAACTGTTTAATTTTAGAAAGtttgcaaattcttttcccataattTGCAAATCAGAAAAGTACGAAGTTCCAGAAATAGAGTCCTGGAGCCATCCCTGCAATTGAAAGGCTGCCATTAAGCCTGCTCGTTCCCAATCCACCCTTGTGGGCTTGAGCAGGTTGCACCTCCCCCTGCTCTGAGCTCTGCTCGGTGGCCTGAAGTCTGTAGAAGCCTGTTCTTTGTTCCGCGGCCAGGCCAAGCATTTGATTGTGGAAGATTTCAGGGAGCTGACTCTTTAAAGCCAACAGTTTATCAATGCACAGTCATTCGCATGGGCCCCCCAAAGGGACAGTTTATTACTGATAAAATGCTTAAACCTCTGCAGTTAATACAAAGTAGAGAGAGatggatttttatttaaataaagctttgccatcaaattaattttaagaggAGAGAGCAGTAAAAGTTGATCATTTCACTTTAATACCAGTTATAATGTTTTTCTTGTTATGACAACACGTTGGTCAGTGCTGAGCTGGGGACTTTTTTGTAACTGGTTATCACAGAAATTATAACTTGGACACATAATTCTAGCTTTTTTATAGGCTCAGAGGCTtctataagaagaaaataattaagttgcaagagcctggaaaaatGGAGAGTGAAAGAGCAAACAGATTTACCTACCAGTAGctttgaaaatgaacaaatgtaCAAATAGCTTAAACGTAGACTGGAAAATAGAATCTGGGCTGTAcgaacatttttttccctatcaGTAGCGTCTCTTGCTGGACAAAGTTAAACTATGCAGTTTAGAGCTCCATGTCCCATGAAATGTTCATTTCCAGAGTAGagaacattttaaacttttgcttAACAGTAGTGGTGAAAGCTGTACTTATTGGGGAATGATATGGCATGAAACCATAATGCTGGTTATCATCTCTTAACTAAAAGGAACCCAAGAAACCATGCTGAGTACTCTCTCATCTGAGGTAGTATATGGTTTTAGAGTTCTGTGGGGGAGCTTGGAAAAGCTGCTACCACTGAGTTGGCCCTGGAAGGAATGGATGGGGGGACAGTGCCTGGCTTCACTGATGTGGGGGGTTCACCTCTCCAAATGCATTTTCTTAAAAGTCTTGTGAAAATTGGCCCCCTCAAATAACAGCTACAGTACTGTGCTCTCATTCTCTTGTGACGGATTTTGAACTCCTCTTTTTTGTAATACTGCTGTATATTTGTCACATAGGACAGAATCATGTGAGGAGACTGAAAAATAATTCTAACCTTTCCCCCATGGTTTCAGAGTGTTGCTGTGTTTTGTCAACTTAAGCAGTTAATTCTGTATTTAATAACTTGTTTTTTACTTATTGACCTACGGATGGTTGCTGCATCTGCCTCAGTGCATTTCTGTATGTTTGTCATTTTCTAgctcttttaaaatcataaaaatgcatAACCTATGTGATTGCTTAATTTActtaaataaaagcaatttattttaacaaaagcTATCTTATGTAAATATtgcaaattttcttaaaatgatgagaaagcatgaattttcagaaaaatcactaaaaatacAGAACTTAAACTTGTTTCTTAAGAAAACCAAAAGGACATACTATAAAACCTTTAATGATCAGCCTCTGAATAATTCATGCTTAACCACAATATTcctaatttttatataataagaaTACTTGTTACTTGTGGTTGTGAATTATTCGAAGTATTTAACGTTTTATTCCATCACTACATTAAGAGACAGCTGTAGAACCataacaatttttaattaaaaatagtgaAATGCTTTTCATTAAAATGCCAGTATAACCAAATAATCTTCTATAATAGCAGTACAACTTGTTGGCCAGTTTGGCACTTTTTCCTGGGGGAATTACTAAATGAAATATGGAGGGTGTGGCCTCGGGTGTGGTTTTGAGAATCtgagataaatattttatataacaaattGAACCTGAGTTTCACGATCAGTTTAGCCATTTTGCTTATGTATGCTTATCACTAGGaacctctttctccctcctgggCTCTCTCTGGTCTGCAGTCTGGACAGCCTGTGTCTAGAGAGCACAGCTTTCACTGCTTGGCTGGTGGCCTTCCTTTTACAGCAAGGCCACTACCAGTGCAGCTTTAAATCAGCATACTACCACTGTATCAATTACACTTAGAAAATTAAACCTCCACACTGTCTAGCTCAGCATgagtaaaaatattaatgaggACATAAGCTTGCTCCCTGCATCACTTTTCTCACATTTCCAACTAGGCATCTGTGTtactgcattttaaataaaactggtaAGATTGTCTAAAACCATTTTGGAGAGGAGTGAACTCCCAAAGTTTTCCACAGTGAAGAGTATATGTGTATCCCCTGGGCACCCCGAAGCTCATGCTGCCTGCCTGAAATTGCTTTGAAATCTCAATTTTTATCTCAAAAAGTCAAGGGAATTTTGCATTCCATGACAGGAGCACAGAGTGCAAAGACCCAGGCCCAGATCCACAAACAAATAATATtaactttaatattaaaatgctgTTTCGATTTACTTACCACCACTGAATAAACTGACACTCTGGGAAGATGGCCTTCATTCACTAGATCCCTAGAGATAGTCACACCCTGAAGTAAAACATCTGTGgcctttttattaagaaaataaactaataatatAAAACTGGCTTTCTGTTACACATAGTATGACATTAAGTGtttgaaaagaactaaagaaatataccttatttttcccttttaaaaattttttctggtctcattttttaaaaagtgaaaaaacaattccccttttgtattttatatgtttGCCTAGTCAGAAATGGCAGGAAAGGGACAGGGGGAACAAGCCTGAGGCACCTTGCTGGCAGCAGGTGTGAAAGGTTGAAAGGCAGACTCTCTCTCATAAAGCAGCAGGTCTAGAAAGAGCTTTGACTTCAGCACTTAGTGACTGTGTGACATTCTCCTGGTTTCACATTACCCCTCCAATCCTTCTGTCTCCATGTGACTCATAACAGATGGGTTGGCCTCTGCTGCTAGCATGGTAGTAAATTATTTTGGGTAGAGAAAGGTTTATGAAGCTACATCTGTGTAAATGTTGTCTCCTAGTTGCACTTTAATTCCATTGCCACcatgtttttttcacatttattctcCTTCACTGAAGTTCTTAAACTCTCTTGTGGGATAATTTCACCTGGAAGGTCTTTGAAGGAGTGACACGGAAGTAAGCAGTGGCAGAGTAGCATTCAATCTAGGGAAACGCAtagatatatgagggtgagtcaaaaattatctgcactctggttatattaaaacatctgttggctgcactgtcttatcaatatcgctttcctttcaaggctactgtctcccccagtcattgctgtgcaggtgtgaatgtgttacatcagttcatttgtaactgcagtgcaagcaaaaatggatgccccacttgtgatttgcgcaaaagaagagcagcatgcagtgattcgttttttgtggtctgagggtgtacctggtgccattatttatctaAGACTCTGTGCACAATATGGAGAAAGTTTAgtcacgaagaagtgtgtatgaatgggtagagaagttcaaggaaggtcgcacaagtgttagccatcaagaaggagctggacgcccgtccacgtccacagctgatgacaacattgagcgtacatgtgaaatgattctgtcggatagatgagtgacagtggattatgtggccaattatttgcaaatcagccatggctcaaaggttcaGCAGCCAActgtgctcgttacagtgagaggttta
Encoded proteins:
- the ELL2 gene encoding RNA polymerase II elongation factor ELL2 encodes the protein MAAGGAAGLREEQRYGLSCGRLGQDNITVLHVKLTETAIRALETYQSHKNLIPFRPSIQFQGLQGLVKIPKNDPPNEVHTFNFYLSNVGKDNPQGSFDCIQQTFSSSGASQLNCLGFIQDKITVCATNDSYQMTRERMTQAEEESRNRSTKVIKPGGPYVGKRVQIRKAPQAVSDAVPERKRSTPMNPANTIRKTHGSSSVSQRPYRDRVIHLLALKAYKKPELLARLQKDGVNQKDKNSLGAILQQVANLNPKDLSYTLKDYVFKELQRDWPGYNEIDRRSLESVLSRKLNPSQNAASTSRSESPVCSSRDTASSPQKRLLDADFIDPLMNKKARISHLTNRVPPTLNGHLNPTSEKSAAGPPLPPAAAAIPTPPPLPSTHLPVSNPPQTVNSNSNSPSTPEGRGTQDLPVDSFSQNGSIYEDQQDKYTSRTSLETLPPGSVLLKCPKPMEENHSSHKKSKKKSKKHKEKDQIKKHDIEMTEEKEEDLKREEEIAKLNNSSPDSNEGVNEDCTASTQPSSTIELPDYLIKYIAIVSYEQRQNYKDDFNAEYDEYRALHARMETVARRFIKLDAQRKRLSPGSKEYQNVHEEVLQEYKKIKQSSPNYHEEKYRCEYLHNKLAHIKRLIGEFDQQQAESWH